The following are encoded together in the Gammaproteobacteria bacterium genome:
- a CDS encoding TIGR03560 family F420-dependent LLM class oxidoreductase yields the protein MRVSFKTRPQHTEWKPMIDFWLEADRIDLYSAGWTFDHFYPIFSDPTGPCFEAWTMLSYLAAATNRIRLGVLVTGNTHRHPALLANMAATLDVASQGRLEIGLGAGWSEEEHAAYGIPLPPWPERFDRLAESCEIIHSLLTRERTTFRGTHYRLTDALCEPKPIQKPRPPLVIGGKGEKRTLRIAARWADQWNFPFGEPAELRHKIDVLHAHCADIGRDPSQIEVSVKAEATEEPAAFAELAAAYREAGAQHIIVHFPAPHDPATLGAYAESLAQAVR from the coding sequence ATGAGAGTGTCGTTCAAGACCCGGCCTCAACACACCGAATGGAAGCCGATGATCGACTTCTGGCTCGAGGCCGATCGCATCGATCTGTACTCCGCCGGTTGGACCTTCGACCACTTCTACCCCATCTTCTCCGACCCCACCGGACCCTGCTTCGAAGCATGGACCATGCTGTCCTATCTGGCGGCGGCAACGAATCGGATACGCCTCGGTGTGCTCGTCACCGGAAACACGCACCGGCATCCGGCGCTGCTCGCGAACATGGCGGCGACGCTGGACGTCGCATCGCAAGGTCGTCTGGAAATCGGCCTCGGCGCCGGATGGAGTGAAGAGGAACACGCGGCCTACGGAATACCCCTACCTCCCTGGCCGGAACGATTCGACCGGCTCGCAGAGTCCTGCGAGATCATCCACAGCCTCTTGACGCGCGAGCGCACGACCTTCAGGGGAACGCACTACCGGCTCACGGATGCCCTGTGCGAACCGAAGCCGATTCAGAAGCCACGCCCACCTCTGGTGATCGGGGGCAAGGGCGAGAAGCGGACCCTTCGTATCGCCGCGCGATGGGCCGACCAGTGGAACTTCCCGTTCGGAGAACCGGCAGAACTCCGCCACAAGATCGACGTGCTGCACGCCCACTGCGCCGACATCGGGAGGGACCCGTCGCAGATCGAGGTCTCAGTGAAGGCGGAAGCTACCGAAGAACCGGCCGCCTTCGCCGAGCTCGCCGCCGCCTATCGAGAAGCGGGAGCTCAGCACATCATCGTCCACTTCCCGGCGCCTCATGATCCGGCGACGCTGGGAGCCTACGCCGAGAGCCTTGCGCAGGCGGTCCGATAA
- a CDS encoding pyruvate, phosphate dikinase, which yields MARRVVSGNRLSKIGENVPYVFAFDHPHDLPHAEVKTVIGGKAANIAVMAGELGLPVPPSFTISTEACRAYLAGGWPEGLDEEIREHLRRVEAAMGRQFGSSTDPLLVSVRSGAPVSMPGMMDTILNLGLNDATAQGLAAVSGDSGFVEACRDRFSTMYRQIVGVEIVPVDPWQQLRGAIEAVFRSWNSDRARSYRARECIADDLGTGVTVQAMVFGNRGADSATGVLFTRNPATGESCLYGDIMFDAQGEDVVAGTSQTEPIAVLDERMPAIAEDLRRYAHTLERHFVDLCDIEFTIEQGRLWLLQVRVGKRSPQAALRIAVEMSEDDDFPLSRSEAVRRVARYLEDPPTTAGARPADARLVATGLAASPGMATGEIATTPEAAVAVADAGRSVILVRRETSPDDVHGMARAAGILTSTGGLASHAAVVARGWGIPAVVGVSEVKVGDGTVSIGDRVFAAGDMLTIDGGSGEVFAGSVSSSETIVPEVEKLLSWARELGIEIPASGEGGDTSEEGGDTSEESSDTSREGELTVEMVVRALLIKGFAMPDGIASTFFTTEEEASQILDRMTAEGLVESSGGMFQLTAEGKTLGRELINADRESWGMENAVEALDAFLLLDCRLKEIVTSWQMRKVEGRQLLNDHSDPSYDASVLAEFGSLHQDAAALLQSLTDGLPRLDSYFERLERAAALVHAGEHLYIASPRVDSYHGVWFELHEDLILLADRNRADEVAAGRA from the coding sequence ATGGCAAGACGCGTAGTCTCGGGTAATCGATTATCGAAGATCGGAGAGAACGTGCCCTACGTCTTTGCCTTCGACCACCCGCACGATCTGCCACATGCCGAGGTCAAGACCGTCATCGGGGGGAAAGCGGCCAACATCGCCGTGATGGCCGGCGAGCTTGGCCTCCCGGTACCTCCCAGCTTCACGATCTCGACAGAGGCGTGCCGCGCGTACCTGGCCGGGGGATGGCCCGAGGGGCTCGATGAGGAGATCCGCGAGCACCTGCGTCGAGTGGAGGCTGCGATGGGACGGCAGTTCGGCAGTTCGACGGATCCTCTGCTCGTGAGCGTCCGCTCCGGTGCACCAGTCTCGATGCCGGGGATGATGGACACGATTCTGAACCTCGGTCTCAATGACGCGACGGCGCAAGGGCTCGCCGCCGTGTCGGGTGACAGCGGCTTTGTCGAGGCGTGTCGGGACCGCTTCTCGACGATGTATCGACAGATCGTCGGTGTGGAGATCGTCCCCGTTGACCCGTGGCAACAGCTCCGCGGTGCGATCGAGGCAGTCTTCCGTTCCTGGAACAGTGACAGGGCCAGAAGCTACCGGGCACGCGAGTGCATCGCCGACGACCTCGGGACGGGGGTGACGGTGCAGGCCATGGTGTTCGGGAATCGGGGCGCCGATTCGGCCACCGGTGTCCTGTTCACCAGGAACCCCGCGACCGGGGAGTCCTGCCTCTATGGCGACATCATGTTCGATGCGCAGGGCGAGGATGTCGTTGCCGGGACGAGCCAGACAGAGCCGATCGCGGTGCTCGATGAGCGGATGCCTGCGATTGCCGAGGATCTCCGGCGATACGCCCACACGCTCGAGCGCCACTTCGTCGATCTGTGCGATATCGAGTTCACGATCGAGCAAGGTCGACTCTGGTTGCTCCAGGTTCGGGTCGGCAAGCGGAGCCCGCAGGCTGCCCTGCGGATCGCGGTCGAGATGTCAGAGGACGACGACTTTCCTCTCTCTCGCTCAGAAGCCGTCCGGCGGGTTGCCCGCTACCTGGAGGATCCCCCGACGACGGCCGGCGCGCGGCCCGCGGACGCTCGACTCGTGGCGACCGGCCTCGCGGCATCGCCGGGTATGGCGACGGGCGAGATCGCTACGACGCCCGAGGCCGCTGTTGCCGTGGCCGATGCCGGCCGAAGCGTGATCCTCGTCCGTCGAGAAACGTCGCCCGATGATGTTCACGGCATGGCCAGGGCAGCCGGAATCTTGACTTCGACCGGCGGCCTTGCCAGCCACGCGGCAGTGGTCGCCAGAGGATGGGGAATCCCGGCAGTCGTCGGCGTATCCGAGGTGAAGGTCGGGGATGGAACGGTATCCATCGGTGATCGCGTGTTCGCCGCCGGCGACATGTTGACAATCGATGGCGGCAGCGGTGAGGTATTCGCCGGTTCGGTCTCGAGCAGTGAGACGATCGTTCCCGAGGTGGAGAAGTTGCTTTCCTGGGCGCGGGAGCTCGGGATCGAGATTCCGGCTTCGGGTGAGGGCGGCGACACCTCCGAAGAGGGCGGCGACACGTCCGAGGAGTCCAGCGACACCTCGAGGGAGGGTGAGCTGACGGTCGAGATGGTCGTTCGAGCTCTTCTCATCAAGGGCTTTGCGATGCCGGACGGTATCGCGTCCACATTCTTTACGACAGAGGAAGAAGCGAGCCAGATCCTCGATCGGATGACTGCCGAGGGACTCGTCGAGTCCTCAGGCGGCATGTTCCAGCTGACCGCGGAAGGCAAGACTCTCGGTAGAGAGCTGATCAACGCCGATCGGGAGTCCTGGGGAATGGAGAATGCCGTAGAGGCACTCGACGCGTTTCTGCTGCTCGACTGCAGGCTGAAGGAGATCGTGACCTCCTGGCAGATGCGCAAGGTCGAAGGTCGGCAGCTGCTGAACGATCACTCCGACCCGTCCTACGACGCGTCGGTGCTGGCCGAGTTCGGTTCCCTGCACCAAGACGCTGCCGCGCTGCTCCAATCGCTCACCGATGGACTCCCTCGACTCGATTCCTACTTTGAGCGGTTGGAGCGGGCGGCGGCTCTCGTTCACGCCGGCGAGCATCTCTACATCGCCTCACCCAGAGTGGACAGCTACCACGGCGTCTGGTTCGAGCTTCACGAGGACCTGATCCTTCTTGCCGACCGCAACCGCGCCGACGAGGTGGCGGCCGGCCGCGCCTGA
- a CDS encoding alcohol dehydrogenase catalytic domain-containing protein, protein MRALVVTEPNRFSVEEVDQPEPGPFELLCRVRAVTICGTDSHLLRGDYPGFWPPSYPFIPGHEWSGEVVEMGPGAELLGWNVGDRVAGTSHDACGFCQKCVEGRYNLCENYGNPRLHRQYGHNWQGSFAEYVVHGVKSVFHLPDALTFSEGATLDPASIALHTANRGGNRPGDTVVVIGPGPVGLLAADAARARGAGRVIVAGRGSRLAKAADLGNETVDVESEDPVRAVRSMTDDLGADVILECAGVPQTLQWSLGMARKGGRIAVVGIPVAGVELALQNLVLYENELVGVRASAGEMRHVIPLVVDGRIRVRELITHHFALDDFATALETFNERREGALKVIVEP, encoded by the coding sequence ATGAGAGCGCTGGTCGTTACCGAACCGAACCGGTTCTCCGTAGAAGAGGTCGATCAACCGGAGCCGGGTCCGTTCGAGCTGCTGTGCCGGGTCCGCGCGGTGACCATCTGCGGCACGGACTCACACCTGCTGCGCGGCGACTATCCGGGTTTCTGGCCCCCCTCGTATCCGTTCATACCGGGTCACGAGTGGTCCGGCGAGGTCGTGGAGATGGGTCCCGGAGCCGAGCTTCTCGGTTGGAACGTCGGCGACAGGGTCGCAGGAACGTCTCACGACGCCTGCGGTTTCTGTCAGAAGTGCGTCGAGGGCCGCTACAACCTGTGTGAGAACTACGGGAACCCCCGTCTGCACCGCCAATACGGCCACAACTGGCAGGGTTCTTTCGCCGAGTATGTGGTGCACGGTGTGAAGAGCGTGTTCCACCTTCCCGATGCACTGACCTTCAGCGAGGGCGCCACTCTGGATCCGGCATCGATCGCTCTGCACACGGCCAACCGGGGTGGGAATCGTCCGGGAGACACCGTCGTGGTGATCGGTCCTGGCCCGGTAGGTTTGCTGGCTGCGGATGCGGCAAGAGCGAGGGGTGCGGGCCGCGTCATCGTTGCCGGCCGGGGCAGCCGACTCGCCAAGGCCGCCGATCTCGGCAACGAGACCGTCGACGTCGAATCCGAAGACCCGGTTCGTGCGGTCAGGAGCATGACGGACGATCTGGGTGCGGATGTCATCCTCGAGTGTGCCGGAGTTCCCCAGACGCTGCAGTGGAGCCTCGGCATGGCGCGAAAGGGTGGGCGAATCGCGGTGGTGGGCATACCCGTTGCAGGGGTCGAGCTCGCTCTTCAGAACCTCGTGCTGTACGAAAATGAACTGGTGGGCGTGCGTGCCTCGGCCGGTGAGATGCGCCACGTGATTCCGCTCGTCGTGGACGGACGCATCAGGGTGCGTGAGCTGATCACCCACCACTTCGCTCTCGACGACTTCGCCACGGCTCTCGAGACCTTCAACGAACGTCGCGAAGGCGCCCTCAAGGTCATCGTGGAACCGTGA
- a CDS encoding cyclase family protein: protein MTVYEEVGPIANMPAGKIVEAARLVKEGRWFSLATSRFPGMPLFPGHPPFQVLNYRTPPGIRAEGAQPWGPPNEVGLGYMAEYVMATSHSGAHVDALAHMTIGEDDHWYGGGNTGEHLTDKGPSVGDAEKLPPFFTRGVLLDAAGYRGVAALPAGSPVGADELEAIAAWEGVEVRPWDTVLIRTGYLAFWPDSEKMAEHKTAGPDASTAEWLLERGVVATGTDTETYEVQPAPDRGTPANPQPVHTRLLIEAGIYLMESVYLEELAQEGVHEFLFVALPVKIRGATGSMIDPLAVI from the coding sequence ATGACTGTCTACGAAGAAGTCGGACCGATCGCGAACATGCCTGCCGGCAAGATCGTCGAGGCAGCACGACTGGTGAAGGAAGGCCGGTGGTTCTCGCTGGCCACCTCACGGTTCCCGGGCATGCCTCTCTTCCCGGGTCATCCGCCCTTTCAGGTTCTCAACTACCGGACCCCACCGGGGATTCGCGCCGAGGGCGCCCAACCGTGGGGACCTCCGAACGAGGTGGGCCTCGGGTATATGGCCGAATACGTGATGGCCACCTCCCACTCGGGGGCTCATGTCGATGCTCTCGCCCACATGACCATCGGTGAGGACGACCACTGGTATGGCGGCGGCAACACCGGTGAGCATTTGACCGACAAGGGCCCGTCGGTTGGCGACGCCGAGAAGCTCCCGCCCTTCTTCACACGGGGAGTACTGCTGGATGCGGCCGGGTATCGCGGTGTCGCGGCGCTGCCTGCCGGCTCGCCGGTAGGTGCCGACGAGCTCGAGGCGATCGCCGCCTGGGAAGGCGTCGAAGTCCGGCCTTGGGACACCGTCCTGATCCGCACCGGCTACCTGGCCTTCTGGCCGGACAGTGAAAAGATGGCCGAACACAAAACCGCCGGGCCCGATGCGTCCACCGCCGAATGGCTGCTCGAGCGGGGTGTGGTCGCGACGGGAACCGACACGGAGACCTATGAGGTTCAACCGGCGCCCGACCGAGGCACGCCCGCCAACCCGCAGCCGGTCCATACCCGGCTGCTGATCGAGGCCGGCATCTACCTCATGGAGAGCGTGTATTTGGAGGAGCTCGCCCAGGAGGGGGTCCACGAGTTCCTCTTTGTCGCGCTGCCGGTCAAGATTCGCGGTGCAACCGGGTCGATGATCGATCCGCTTGCCGTTATCTAG